One region of Pan paniscus chromosome 5, NHGRI_mPanPan1-v2.0_pri, whole genome shotgun sequence genomic DNA includes:
- the LOC100995986 gene encoding large ribosomal subunit protein uL11-like — MWPKFNPSEIKVVYLRCTGGEVSATSALGPKIGPLDLSPKKVGDDIAKATGDWKGLRITVKLTIENRQAQIEVVPSASALIIKALKEPPRDRKKQKNIKHSGNITFDEIVNIAPRMRHRSLARDLTGTIKEILGTAQSVGCNVDGRHPHDIIDDINSGAVECPAS, encoded by the coding sequence ATGTGGCCGAAGTTCAACCCCAGCGAGATCAAAGTCGTATACCTGAGGTGCACTGGGGGTGAAGTCAGTGCCACGTCTGCGCTGGGCCCCAAGATCGGCCCCCTggacctgtctccaaaaaaggttGGTGATGACATTGCCAAGGCAACGGGTGACTGGAAGGGCCTGAGGATTACAGTGAAACTGACCATTGAGAACAGACAGGCCCAGATTGAGGTGGTGCCTTCTGCTTCTGCCCTGATCATCAAAGCCCTTAAGGAACCaccaagagacagaaagaaacagaaaaacattaaacACAGTGGGAATATCACTTTTGATGAGATCGTCAACATTGCTCCACGGATGCGGCACCGATCTTTAGCCAGAGATCTCACTGGAACCATTAAAGAGATCCTGGGGACTGCCCAGTCTGTGGGCTGCAATGTTGATGGCCGCCACCCTCATGACATCATAGATGACATCAACAGTGGTGCTGTGGAATGCCCAGCTAGTTaa